A single Tenacibaculum sp. Bg11-29 DNA region contains:
- a CDS encoding VOC family protein has product MKKINRIMTNICSDNLPESRNFYTKLFDFNVDFDSDWFIHLISKDKKLELGIIDRTNDIVPKDFQDNPQGFYVTFVVDSADEIFQIAESENFEIISEPTDTFYGQRRLLLKDPNGVLVDISSPIEGFNF; this is encoded by the coding sequence ATGAAAAAAATCAATAGAATAATGACAAATATCTGTTCTGATAATTTACCAGAAAGCAGAAATTTCTACACAAAATTATTTGACTTTAATGTTGATTTTGATAGTGATTGGTTTATTCATTTAATCTCGAAGGATAAAAAACTTGAATTAGGGATAATAGACCGAACAAATGATATTGTGCCGAAGGATTTTCAAGACAATCCACAAGGATTTTATGTAACGTTTGTGGTTGATAGCGCAGACGAAATATTTCAAATAGCTGAATCGGAAAACTTTGAAATTATAAGTGAGCCTACTGATACATTTTACGGTCAAAGACGATTATTACTTAAAGATCCGAATGGAGTTTTAGTAGATATATCTTCTCCTATTGAAGGATTTAATTTTTAA
- a CDS encoding WG repeat-containing protein, whose product MKKTIKIIFLLLMSFSLKGYTQNSNEVIVLKYRMVELFSEGLSGVELNDKWGFVNKAGKEVIPLKYNYIRKFSEGFSEVRINNKWGFINKRGKKLTPLKYEGVYSFSEGFARVGLNNRWGFIDKTGKVVISIKYEEVTNFSEGLSGIKFKGKWGYINKNGEEIIPFIYDKVKDFKEGLAIVLLNRKGGFIDKSGRKVTPIKYDYIDDSSRGFICVKLNGKWGFIDKRGKEITPLIYDDVNGFLEGLAHVKLNDKWGFINEKGEEIIPLKYNSVSGFSEGLACVSLNGKSGHIDKSENKITLLKYKFVSSFSEGLAGVSLSGNWGFIDNKGKEVVSLKYDHVEKFSNGVSIVKLKDKYGVIDKAGKELTPIKYDKIYKFEQGMAMVILNRKKGFINMKGKEVIPAKYYSAQNFNDGLALFNLKGTWYFIDKTGKMLIEVRKPIKSGYVIDGQ is encoded by the coding sequence ATGAAAAAGACAATTAAAATTATATTTTTACTATTAATGAGTTTTTCTTTAAAAGGGTATACTCAAAATTCGAATGAAGTGATAGTCCTAAAATATAGAATGGTTGAATTGTTTTCAGAAGGTTTATCAGGTGTTGAATTAAACGATAAATGGGGGTTTGTAAATAAAGCAGGAAAAGAAGTTATTCCCTTAAAATATAATTATATAAGAAAATTTTCAGAAGGATTTTCAGAAGTTAGAATAAATAATAAATGGGGTTTTATAAATAAAAGAGGAAAAAAACTAACACCTTTAAAATACGAAGGTGTTTATAGTTTTTCAGAAGGATTCGCAAGGGTTGGGTTAAATAATAGGTGGGGGTTTATAGATAAAACAGGTAAAGTAGTTATTTCTATAAAATATGAAGAAGTTACTAATTTTTCAGAAGGTTTATCAGGTATTAAATTCAAAGGAAAATGGGGGTATATAAATAAAAATGGAGAGGAAATAATTCCATTTATATATGACAAGGTTAAAGATTTTAAAGAAGGTTTAGCAATCGTTTTATTAAATAGAAAAGGTGGTTTTATAGATAAAAGTGGCAGAAAAGTAACACCCATAAAATATGATTATATAGATGATTCTTCAAGGGGTTTTATATGTGTTAAATTAAATGGGAAATGGGGATTTATTGATAAAAGAGGTAAGGAAATAACACCTTTAATATATGACGATGTAAATGGTTTTTTAGAAGGTTTAGCTCATGTTAAATTAAACGATAAATGGGGTTTTATAAATGAAAAAGGAGAAGAAATTATTCCGTTAAAATATAATTCCGTTTCTGGTTTTTCAGAAGGGCTAGCTTGTGTGTCTCTAAATGGTAAATCAGGTCATATAGATAAAAGTGAAAACAAAATTACTCTCTTAAAATATAAATTTGTTTCTAGTTTTTCAGAAGGATTAGCAGGGGTTTCTTTAAGTGGTAATTGGGGTTTTATAGATAATAAAGGGAAAGAGGTAGTGTCTTTAAAGTACGATCACGTTGAAAAGTTTTCAAATGGTGTTTCTATTGTTAAGTTAAAAGATAAGTATGGCGTTATAGATAAAGCAGGAAAAGAATTAACACCTATAAAATATGATAAGATTTATAAATTTGAACAAGGTATGGCTATGGTTATACTAAATCGTAAAAAGGGATTTATTAATATGAAAGGAAAAGAAGTTATTCCTGCGAAGTATTATAGCGCACAAAATTTTAATGACGGTTTAGCTCTTTTTAATTTAAAGGGTACATGGTACTTTATAGATAAAACAGGTAAAATGTTAATTGAAGTTCGAAAGCCAATAAAATCAGGCTATGTAATAGATGGTCAATAA
- a CDS encoding aminotransferase class V-fold PLP-dependent enzyme — protein MSEIQNKMFLEIRDKEIFNQTQQYSFEYLESVFDRNVYPTEEALENLSIFNEELPANSTNAKNVIEQLNKYGSPATTATLGGRYFGFVCGSAVPVGLAAKNLGTYWDQAPAMNVLSPIGSKLESVVEKWLVDLFNLPKNTSAGFVSGTSTANLCGLAAARYRILQRNNWDINKKGLNGSPKIRIVTGKQAHSTVLKAIGILGFGTENIEWVAVDRQGIIIAEAIPELDENTILILQAGNVNSGAFDDLETICEKAKKANSWVHIDGAFGLWAEAVEELKYLTKGIGNASSWAVDGHKTLNTPYDCGIILCSDQEAMTSALHMSGSYIIESSERDGMFYTPEMSRRARIIELWAIMKYLGKNGIDEMILTMHKRAKQFAEEIVKIEGFYVENDVVFNQVIVRCNSDEITEQVLSNVQMLRECWLGGSVWFGKKVMRVSICSWATTENDISKSVKSFAKALALTKTNKELG, from the coding sequence ATGAGTGAAATTCAAAATAAAATGTTTCTAGAAATTAGAGACAAAGAAATATTTAACCAAACGCAACAGTATTCTTTTGAATACTTAGAAAGTGTTTTTGATCGAAATGTTTATCCAACAGAAGAAGCACTCGAAAACTTATCTATATTTAATGAAGAGCTACCAGCTAATTCTACAAACGCTAAAAATGTAATAGAACAATTAAATAAATATGGAAGTCCTGCAACAACAGCAACACTAGGAGGAAGGTATTTCGGATTTGTTTGTGGAAGCGCAGTTCCTGTAGGTTTAGCAGCTAAAAATTTAGGAACTTATTGGGATCAAGCCCCAGCAATGAATGTATTGTCACCCATAGGAAGTAAACTAGAATCGGTTGTTGAGAAATGGTTAGTAGATTTATTTAATTTACCAAAAAATACATCTGCAGGCTTTGTTAGCGGAACATCTACAGCTAATTTATGTGGTTTAGCTGCTGCAAGATATCGTATTCTTCAAAGGAATAATTGGGATATAAATAAAAAAGGGCTTAATGGTTCACCTAAAATAAGAATTGTAACAGGAAAACAAGCACATTCTACAGTTTTAAAAGCAATAGGGATATTGGGTTTCGGAACAGAAAATATTGAATGGGTAGCTGTAGATAGGCAAGGTATAATTATTGCCGAAGCTATTCCTGAATTAGATGAAAATACAATTCTTATTTTACAAGCAGGTAATGTAAATAGTGGCGCATTTGATGATTTAGAAACTATTTGTGAAAAAGCAAAAAAAGCAAATTCTTGGGTGCATATTGATGGTGCATTTGGTTTGTGGGCTGAGGCAGTAGAAGAATTGAAGTACTTAACAAAAGGAATAGGAAATGCTAGTTCTTGGGCTGTGGATGGACATAAAACCCTGAATACACCTTATGATTGTGGAATTATTTTATGTTCAGATCAAGAAGCAATGACTTCAGCACTTCACATGTCAGGAAGCTACATTATAGAGAGTTCTGAAAGAGACGGAATGTTTTATACACCCGAAATGTCTCGTAGGGCTAGAATAATTGAATTATGGGCTATAATGAAGTATCTAGGAAAAAATGGAATTGATGAAATGATTCTGACGATGCATAAAAGAGCCAAACAGTTTGCTGAAGAAATAGTAAAAATAGAAGGTTTTTATGTTGAAAATGATGTTGTATTTAATCAAGTAATTGTTAGGTGTAATTCTGATGAAATTACTGAGCAAGTATTAAGTAATGTTCAAATGTTAAGAGAATGCTGGCTTGGTGGATCTGTATGGTTTGGTAAAAAGGTAATGCGAGTAAGTATTTGCTCTTGGGCAACAACTGAAAATGATATATCAAAATCAGTAAAATCATTTGCAAAAGCGTTAGCATTAACTAAAACAAACAAAGAACTGGGATAA
- a CDS encoding NUDIX domain-containing protein has translation MKEVDKIAFIEIKDGQILSTRSKGKSKYYIPGGKRELGETDEETLIREILEELDVHIKQDTIKYVGTFKAQSDGEKEGVLVKMTCYKAEYDGALKPKSEIEEIKWLNYKDLNIVSEVDKKIFKFFKENDELK, from the coding sequence ATGAAAGAAGTTGATAAAATAGCATTTATTGAAATTAAGGACGGACAAATTTTAAGCACACGATCTAAAGGGAAATCAAAATACTATATTCCAGGAGGAAAAAGAGAATTAGGAGAAACCGATGAAGAAACGCTTATAAGAGAAATATTAGAGGAGTTAGATGTACATATTAAACAGGATACAATTAAATATGTAGGAACTTTCAAAGCTCAATCAGACGGCGAAAAAGAGGGGGTTTTAGTTAAAATGACTTGTTATAAAGCGGAATATGACGGGGCTTTAAAACCAAAAAGTGAAATTGAAGAAATAAAATGGCTGAATTATAAAGATTTAAATATTGTATCGGAAGTAGATAAAAAAATATTTAAGTTTTTTAAAGAAAATGACGAACTGAAATAG
- a CDS encoding MOSC domain-containing protein, whose protein sequence is MKIESLYTYPIKSTKGILLNEVNVREIGFENDRYFGIANSLNEIITARENPKLLKLEPEINNEYLKVVYENKSVNFPLESKFNDLKTSLFKKEVSVKVIDNEINNWLTEILKTESKLVKINLKNLREKNNTKISLSDSCPIHLITKESVEALNEKLAIPIEINRFRANIIISGAKAFEERNWKKIIIGECEFKVVSDTVRCSLITINPENGNKDKKQEPLRTLAKEFKSNGKVSFGIYLVPTKIGLIKKSDSLIIKTEA, encoded by the coding sequence ATGAAAATAGAAAGTTTATACACTTACCCGATCAAGTCAACTAAAGGAATACTATTGAATGAAGTTAACGTTAGAGAAATTGGTTTTGAAAATGATAGATATTTTGGAATAGCTAATTCTTTAAATGAAATTATTACAGCTCGTGAAAATCCAAAACTACTAAAATTAGAACCTGAGATTAATAATGAATATCTTAAAGTGGTTTATGAAAATAAGTCTGTAAATTTCCCTTTAGAGAGTAAGTTTAATGATCTTAAAACTTCGCTATTTAAAAAAGAAGTAAGTGTAAAGGTTATTGATAATGAAATAAACAATTGGCTTACAGAAATATTAAAGACTGAAAGTAAATTAGTAAAAATAAACTTAAAGAATCTTCGAGAAAAAAACAATACTAAAATATCTTTAAGTGATTCATGTCCTATTCATTTAATAACTAAAGAATCTGTTGAAGCTCTTAATGAAAAACTAGCAATACCAATAGAGATAAATCGTTTCAGAGCTAATATTATAATTTCTGGAGCTAAAGCTTTTGAAGAAAGAAATTGGAAAAAAATAATTATTGGAGAATGTGAATTTAAAGTTGTTTCTGACACAGTAAGATGTTCTTTAATTACTATAAACCCTGAGAATGGAAATAAGGATAAAAAACAAGAGCCATTAAGAACTTTAGCAAAAGAATTTAAATCTAATGGGAAAGTTAGTTTTGGAATTTACTTAGTTCCAACAAAAATAGGATTAATTAAAAAATCGGACTCTTTGATAATAAAAACAGAAGCTTAA
- a CDS encoding VOC family protein encodes MKLNAGITTDKIAESKEFYTKVLNFGVTFENEFYLLLHTPDKNMNLAFLLPNHPSQQALFHEPFNGKGMFLTIEVDDVDKIYNEIKKMGIEIRIDIRNESWGDRHFAIQDPNGIGIDVVKYTEPVTK; translated from the coding sequence ATGAAATTGAACGCAGGAATAACAACAGACAAAATAGCAGAAAGCAAAGAGTTTTATACTAAAGTTCTGAATTTTGGAGTAACATTTGAAAATGAATTTTATCTATTATTACATACGCCAGATAAGAATATGAATTTAGCATTTTTGTTACCAAATCATCCTTCACAACAAGCGTTGTTTCATGAACCTTTTAACGGTAAAGGAATGTTTTTGACAATAGAAGTTGATGACGTAGATAAAATTTATAATGAAATAAAGAAAATGGGAATTGAAATTAGAATTGACATTAGGAATGAGTCTTGGGGAGATAGACACTTTGCAATTCAAGACCCAAACGGAATAGGGATAGATGTCGTAAAATACACAGAACCGGTAACGAAATAA
- a CDS encoding helix-turn-helix domain-containing protein yields the protein MKVSEKIRKLYKPIQPTIQQSDKDVTYQEIIPNKPLQEFIYCYWQLKTEKPLSNQFNYKVVADGCIDIFFELTNPKESFVMGFCKNYMEFPLQNTFNYIGIRFLPTMFPQIFNFNASEISNRFENLNEIEPETAAFIVTKINESQSLEDIGVIFNEYFQHKISNTNFTTDKRLYTAIEIILENFGVVNIKTDLNTGISSRQLQRLFKYYIGDTAKTFCKVVQFQNFLKSKPSNESLKTNKLFYDIGYYDQAHFIKDFKNFYGVTPSKAFKK from the coding sequence TTGAAAGTAAGTGAAAAAATAAGAAAACTTTACAAACCCATTCAACCAACAATTCAACAGTCGGATAAAGATGTAACGTATCAAGAAATTATTCCAAATAAACCACTCCAAGAATTCATTTATTGTTATTGGCAACTAAAAACAGAGAAGCCACTTTCCAATCAATTTAATTACAAGGTTGTTGCAGATGGTTGTATTGATATTTTTTTTGAACTTACGAATCCAAAAGAAAGTTTTGTAATGGGGTTTTGTAAAAATTACATGGAATTTCCGCTACAAAACACATTCAATTATATAGGTATTCGTTTTTTACCAACAATGTTTCCACAAATATTCAATTTTAATGCCTCTGAAATAAGTAATCGATTTGAAAATTTGAATGAAATTGAACCAGAAACAGCAGCGTTTATCGTAACGAAAATAAATGAAAGTCAAAGTTTAGAAGATATTGGCGTAATATTTAACGAGTATTTTCAACATAAAATTTCCAATACTAATTTTACAACTGATAAAAGATTATATACTGCAATTGAGATAATTCTTGAGAATTTTGGAGTTGTAAATATTAAAACGGATTTGAACACAGGCATTAGTTCAAGGCAACTTCAGCGATTATTTAAATATTATATTGGCGATACCGCAAAGACTTTTTGTAAAGTCGTTCAGTTCCAAAATTTTTTAAAATCAAAACCTTCAAATGAAAGTTTAAAAACAAATAAATTATTTTATGATATTGGTTATTACGACCAAGCTCATTTCATAAAAGATTTCAAAAATTTCTATGGCGTAACACCCTCAAAAGCATTCAAAAAATAA
- a CDS encoding Gfo/Idh/MocA family protein: MNKKINWGIIGLGNIANKFAEDLMLSSDSILYGVASREINKAKKFSSKFNSIKYYDSYEELAKVSEIDIIYVATPHVFHFENVMMCLRNNKAVLCEKPMGLNSQEVNIMIEEAKSRKLFLMEALWTRFIPGTEKLIEILKKKLIGDILLIRADFGYKGDLNLNSRVYDKKLGGGSLLDVGIYPIYLSLLSLGLPTDIKVIASMTETNVDSNCSMLFNYKSGAKANLESSIERETPTEAYIYGSEGVLKIHSRFHHTEKITISRNGKNEILDINYRGNGYIYEIEEVTKCLINEEVESSKLPFTTSLDLIYLIDKVKEEIGLKYDSKNNI, encoded by the coding sequence GTGAATAAAAAAATTAATTGGGGAATTATAGGTTTAGGAAATATAGCGAACAAATTCGCAGAAGATTTAATGCTTTCAAGTGATTCGATATTATATGGAGTTGCCTCTAGAGAAATAAATAAAGCTAAAAAATTTAGTAGTAAATTCAACTCAATTAAATACTATGATTCTTATGAAGAGTTGGCTAAGGTTTCTGAAATAGATATTATATATGTTGCTACACCTCATGTTTTTCATTTTGAAAATGTAATGATGTGCTTAAGAAATAATAAAGCAGTTCTATGTGAGAAACCAATGGGGTTGAATTCTCAAGAAGTTAACATTATGATTGAAGAAGCTAAATCTCGGAAATTATTTTTAATGGAAGCCCTTTGGACAAGATTTATTCCTGGAACAGAAAAATTAATTGAAATTCTTAAAAAAAAATTAATTGGAGATATTTTATTAATTCGTGCAGATTTTGGATACAAAGGTGATTTAAATTTAAACAGTAGAGTATATGATAAAAAACTTGGAGGAGGTTCTTTGTTAGATGTAGGTATTTACCCTATATATTTAAGCCTTTTATCACTAGGGCTCCCTACAGATATAAAAGTTATAGCTTCTATGACGGAAACTAATGTGGATAGTAATTGCTCAATGTTGTTTAATTACAAAAGTGGAGCTAAAGCTAATCTTGAATCAAGCATTGAAAGAGAAACACCAACAGAAGCATATATTTACGGTAGTGAAGGTGTGTTAAAAATACACAGCCGATTTCATCATACTGAGAAAATCACAATTTCAAGAAATGGAAAAAATGAAATATTAGATATTAACTATAGAGGAAATGGTTATATATATGAAATAGAAGAAGTAACTAAATGTCTCATAAATGAAGAAGTGGAAAGCTCTAAATTACCTTTTACAACAAGTTTAGATTTAATTTATTTAATAGATAAAGTTAAAGAAGAAATAGGCCTAAAATATGACTCTAAAAACAACATTTAA
- a CDS encoding ATP-binding protein, protein MKNEKNWLQYYKNSLSDSENLAIDISKIKNLFHQNTSDLSNALIGSKQANELLDVEERRINRLKGIKKDSNNWHKVEETKILISPFHLDYKTDNPKSKQRPIHPFWVIAVVNRDGQLSAPKELFPLIVRNYLTPVADVKNDFIFSAIDTILDAKDLEAPEAEYEDESVPWDEYWDYINEIFSEITNSNLQQYQVENYTTQYQLTYFAISSKISTAKSILFLYENLLKNEEELPILSKIINPLSKNRIEAITDAGFLNYNHLHLGQMSNEFPLSISQRKTLLSYLTAEENAVTAVNGPPGTGKTTLLQSLVATEFVKAAIRGEDAPIILACSNNNQAVTNIIDSFINSESTMVDLSSRWIPDFNGYATYLPSNSKSIKALKNINFLKGNLFGNEGTLCDLENEDYIDEAEYYFLTNFCNYYNTETNSLEDVCDHLQEEIIIIENTLIDGVEFSTDYINSINYINNILLDESNFVKKDAFRIGTLKEWRTIITDLKSAVKQTDFIEKVKQYFKVDTDTTSNNADRIFKVTEDTIASNEKTIAFIKECLTYLNLALQANLRLKNWKAENNIKGFPFVSEEQMWNNEYEKMNSNDNSQRFFYDELDMELRHKAFLLAVHYWEARWLLATNDMLENNTEKGTGENAVKNKWKRRAMLTPCFVATFYMAPSHFLYSQFQGEDDNGKGIFEYLPLYNFLDLLIIDEAGQVTPEVSIPVFSLAQKAFVVGDLKQIEPIWSIPSKIDTGNLTSLNMLNNEDDENYLKNLGFLASSGSIMRMAQNACEFETPLASQKEQGLVLLEHRRCNDEIINFCNELAYNGILKPMKGKAKDSQPFPSMMAYHIEGVSERKYNSRCNISEVKAIITWLQQNKEKIQEAYNVENIESILGIITPFASQKGELAKALTDAGYKVNNIKLGTVHALQGAERSIILFSSVYSNEDEGTMFFEKDNKPNMLNVAVSRAKESFILFGDTRIFDETKNTPSGILKKHLNVHEMVK, encoded by the coding sequence ATGAAAAACGAAAAAAATTGGTTACAATATTATAAAAATAGTTTATCTGATAGTGAAAACTTAGCGATTGATATTTCTAAAATAAAAAACTTATTTCATCAAAACACGTCAGATTTAAGCAATGCGCTTATCGGTTCAAAACAAGCAAACGAACTATTAGACGTTGAAGAACGAAGAATTAATAGATTAAAAGGAATAAAAAAAGACAGTAATAACTGGCATAAAGTAGAAGAAACAAAAATACTTATTTCTCCTTTTCATTTAGATTATAAAACAGACAACCCAAAATCTAAACAACGCCCTATTCACCCTTTTTGGGTTATTGCAGTTGTTAATCGTGATGGTCAATTATCAGCCCCTAAAGAATTATTTCCTTTAATCGTTCGTAACTACCTAACCCCTGTTGCCGATGTTAAAAACGATTTTATTTTTTCTGCTATTGATACTATTTTAGATGCCAAAGATCTTGAAGCACCTGAAGCCGAATATGAAGATGAATCAGTACCATGGGATGAATACTGGGATTATATAAACGAAATATTTTCAGAAATCACCAATAGCAACCTACAACAGTATCAAGTAGAAAATTACACAACACAGTATCAACTTACTTATTTTGCTATAAGTTCAAAAATTTCTACTGCAAAAAGCATTCTATTTTTATACGAAAACTTATTAAAAAACGAAGAAGAACTACCTATACTGTCTAAAATAATAAATCCACTTTCTAAAAACAGAATAGAAGCAATTACCGATGCAGGTTTTTTAAATTACAACCACTTGCATTTAGGGCAAATGTCTAACGAATTTCCGTTATCTATCAGTCAACGAAAAACACTACTCTCTTATTTAACAGCAGAAGAAAATGCCGTTACAGCGGTTAATGGCCCTCCAGGAACAGGAAAAACAACACTATTACAAAGTTTAGTAGCTACCGAATTTGTAAAAGCAGCAATAAGAGGAGAAGATGCACCAATAATTTTAGCATGTTCTAACAACAACCAAGCAGTTACTAATATTATTGATAGTTTTATCAATTCTGAAAGTACGATGGTGGACTTATCTAGCAGATGGATTCCTGACTTTAACGGTTACGCAACTTACCTACCTTCGAACTCTAAAAGTATAAAAGCCTTAAAAAATATTAACTTTTTAAAAGGAAACCTATTTGGTAATGAAGGGACGTTGTGCGACTTAGAAAATGAAGACTATATAGACGAAGCTGAATATTATTTCTTAACAAACTTCTGTAATTACTACAATACAGAAACAAACTCATTAGAAGATGTTTGTGATCATTTACAAGAAGAAATTATAATTATAGAAAACACCTTAATAGATGGTGTTGAGTTTTCTACCGACTACATAAACTCTATAAATTACATAAATAATATACTTTTAGATGAAAGTAATTTTGTAAAAAAAGACGCCTTTAGAATTGGGACACTTAAAGAATGGAGAACTATAATTACTGACCTTAAATCGGCAGTAAAACAAACTGACTTTATAGAAAAAGTAAAACAATATTTTAAAGTTGATACCGATACAACTAGCAACAATGCCGATCGTATTTTTAAAGTTACAGAAGACACCATTGCAAGTAACGAAAAAACAATAGCGTTTATAAAAGAATGCCTTACCTACTTAAATTTAGCATTACAAGCTAACTTACGTTTAAAAAACTGGAAAGCAGAAAACAATATTAAAGGATTCCCCTTTGTATCAGAAGAACAAATGTGGAATAATGAGTACGAAAAAATGAATTCTAACGATAATTCGCAACGATTTTTTTATGATGAGTTAGATATGGAACTACGTCATAAAGCCTTTCTACTTGCAGTTCATTATTGGGAAGCGAGATGGTTACTAGCCACAAACGACATGTTAGAAAACAATACCGAAAAAGGTACTGGAGAAAATGCCGTTAAAAACAAGTGGAAACGTAGAGCAATGCTAACACCATGTTTTGTTGCTACATTTTACATGGCACCAAGTCATTTTTTATACAGTCAATTTCAAGGAGAAGACGACAACGGAAAAGGAATTTTCGAGTACTTACCGCTATACAACTTCTTAGACCTTTTAATTATTGATGAAGCAGGTCAAGTAACTCCAGAAGTTAGTATTCCCGTATTTTCTTTAGCCCAAAAAGCCTTTGTTGTAGGAGATTTAAAACAAATTGAACCAATTTGGTCAATACCTTCAAAAATAGACACAGGTAATTTAACTAGTCTTAACATGCTAAATAACGAAGACGATGAAAATTATTTAAAAAACTTAGGATTCTTAGCCTCAAGCGGAAGTATTATGAGGATGGCACAAAACGCTTGTGAATTTGAAACTCCTTTAGCTTCTCAAAAAGAACAAGGCTTAGTATTATTAGAACACAGAAGATGTAACGATGAAATCATTAACTTTTGTAACGAACTAGCGTACAATGGTATATTAAAACCAATGAAAGGAAAAGCTAAAGACTCACAACCATTTCCGTCAATGATGGCATACCATATAGAAGGAGTTAGCGAACGTAAATACAACAGCCGTTGCAATATAAGCGAAGTAAAAGCCATTATAACCTGGCTACAACAAAATAAAGAAAAAATACAAGAAGCCTATAATGTTGAAAATATTGAAAGTATTTTAGGTATTATCACCCCTTTTGCAAGTCAAAAAGGAGAATTAGCAAAAGCCTTAACCGATGCAGGTTACAAAGTAAACAATATAAAACTAGGAACCGTACACGCATTACAAGGCGCAGAACGAAGCATTATACTATTCAGCTCAGTATATTCTAATGAAGACGAAGGAACCATGTTTTTTGAAAAAGACAACAAACCAAACATGTTAAACGTTGCCGTATCTAGAGCTAAAGAAAGCTTTATTTTATTTGGAGACACTCGAATTTTTGATGAAACAAAAAACACACCTTCTGGTATCTTAAAAAAGCATTTAAACGTACACGAAATGGTTAAATAA
- the rocD gene encoding ornithine--oxo-acid transaminase produces MAVLDQLTSQQAIELENKYGAHNYHPLPVVLSKGEGVYVWDVEGKKYYDFLSAYSAVNQGHCHPKIVAAMVNQAQTLTLTSRAFYNDMLGKYEKFATELFGFDKLLPMNTGAEAVETALKLCRKWAYEVKGINENNAQIVVCENNFHGRTTTIISFSNDPVARKNFGPFTNGFIKIEYNNLKALEEVLESDKNIAGFLVEPIQGEAGVYVPSEGYLAAAKALCAKHNVLFIADEVQTGIARTGKMLAIDHENVKADILILGKAISGGAYPVSAVLADDNVMNVIKPGNHGSTFGGNPIAAAVATAALEVIQEEGLADNAERLGQIFRAELAEFAKESELVLSVRGKGLLNAVLINDTEESSTAWDICMKLRDNGLLAKPTHGNIIRFAPPLVMTEEQLMDCISIIKKTISEFKK; encoded by the coding sequence ATGGCTGTTTTAGACCAATTAACTTCGCAACAAGCGATTGAATTAGAGAATAAGTATGGAGCACACAATTATCATCCGTTACCAGTAGTATTAAGTAAAGGTGAAGGTGTATATGTATGGGATGTAGAAGGTAAGAAGTATTATGATTTTTTATCAGCTTATTCTGCGGTAAATCAAGGGCATTGCCATCCGAAGATTGTTGCTGCGATGGTAAATCAAGCACAAACGTTAACTTTAACTTCTCGTGCATTTTATAATGACATGTTAGGGAAGTATGAAAAATTTGCTACTGAACTTTTTGGTTTCGATAAATTATTACCAATGAATACTGGTGCAGAAGCGGTAGAAACTGCTTTGAAATTGTGTAGAAAATGGGCTTATGAGGTAAAGGGGATTAATGAGAATAATGCACAGATTGTGGTTTGTGAAAATAACTTTCATGGTCGTACTACAACAATTATTTCGTTTTCAAATGATCCTGTAGCTCGTAAGAATTTTGGACCGTTTACAAACGGATTTATCAAAATAGAATATAATAACTTAAAAGCTTTAGAAGAAGTTTTAGAGAGTGATAAAAATATTGCTGGTTTCTTAGTAGAACCAATTCAAGGAGAGGCTGGAGTATATGTTCCTTCTGAAGGATATTTAGCAGCAGCAAAAGCATTATGTGCAAAACATAATGTATTATTTATTGCTGATGAAGTTCAAACTGGAATTGCACGTACAGGTAAAATGTTAGCAATTGATCATGAAAATGTAAAGGCTGATATTTTAATTTTAGGAAAAGCTATTTCTGGTGGAGCATACCCTGTTTCAGCTGTATTAGCAGATGATAACGTAATGAATGTTATTAAGCCAGGGAATCACGGTTCTACTTTTGGAGGTAACCCTATTGCTGCGGCAGTAGCAACGGCTGCTTTAGAAGTTATACAAGAAGAAGGTTTGGCAGATAATGCTGAGCGTTTAGGGCAAATTTTTAGAGCTGAATTAGCTGAGTTCGCAAAAGAAAGTGAATTAGTTTTATCTGTTAGAGGTAAAGGTTTATTAAACGCTGTTTTAATAAACGATACTGAAGAGAGTTCTACTGCATGGGATATTTGTATGAAGTTACGTGATAACGGATTATTAGCAAAACCAACACATGGAAATATTATTCGCTTTGCACCACCTTTAGTTATGACAGAGGAGCAATTAATGGATTGTATTTCGATTATTAAGAAAACAATTTCTGAGTTTAAGAAATAA